From the genome of Solibacillus sp. FSL H8-0538:
GTGAATACAACTTTTTCGTGACCTAATAGGTCTAAAACGTTGATTCCTTCAGCTGTTAAAACTGTAACACCAGGGATGTTGCGAGCTGATAATAATACGTTTTCGTTTAACTCAGCAGTTACGAAAAGCGCTTTTTTGTTGATTTCTAATGCAGCTAATACTGCTTTGAAATCTTTAGTTTTTGGTGCATCTAAAGTTAATGCATCAAGTACTAAGAAGTTTTGTTCTACAACTTTAGCTGATAAAGCTGATTTAAGAGCTAAACGACGAACTTTCTTCGGTAATTTGTAGCTGTAGCTACGTGGAGTTGGTCCGAATACGATACCACCACCGCGCCATTGTGGAGAGCGGATAGATCCTTGACGAGCACGACCAGTTCCTTTTTGACGCCATGGCTTACGACCACCACCAGCAACTTCAGAACGATTTTTCACTTTGTGATTACCTTGACGTAAAGATGCGCGTTGAGCAACAACTGCGTCGAATAATACAGCTTCATTCGGCTCGATTCCGAAAATCGCATCGTTTAATTCGATTTCGCCTACTGAAGCACCTGTTTGACTAAGTAAAGATACTTTTGTCATTCCTGTTTCCTCCTTTCTTCGAGAAATTATTTAGATTTAATAGCAGTCTTAACTGTTACTAATGCTTTTTTAGAACCAGGAACATTACCTTTAACAAGTAGTAAGTTGCGTTCTACATCAACCTTAACGATTTCAAGGTTTTGAATAGTAACAACCGTTCCACCCATTTGTCCAGGTAATTTCTTTTGTTTAAATACGCGGTTCGGAGCAACTGGGCCCATTGAACCAGGACGACGGTGGTAACGAGAACCGTGGGCCATAGGACCACGAGATTGTCCGTGGCGTTTAATTACACCTTGGAAACCTTTACCTTTAGTAACACCTGTTACATCAATTACATCGCCTTCTGCGAAAATTTCTACCTTGACTTCTTGACCAACTTCGTAAGCCGCTACGTCTAGGTTGCGGAACTCACGGATGAAGCGCTTAGGAGCAGTGTTCGCTTTTGCTACGTGCCCTTGAGCCGGTTTGTTTGAAAGCTTAATACGCTTATCTTCAAAACCAACTTGGATTGCTTCGTAACCATCTGTATCAACAGTTTTCTTTTGAAGTACTACGTTTGGAGTAGCTTCGATTACTGTTACCGGGATTAAATCGCCGTTTTCAGCGAAAACTTGAGTCATACCAATTTTTCTACCTAAGATTCCTTTAGTCATTTGTCACACCTCCTGTAAATTTTGAAAAGATTATATTGTTTTTACCATTAAAGTTTGATTTCGATATCAACGCCAGATGGTAAATCAAGCTTCATTAACGCATCAACAGTTTGTGGTGTCGGGTTAACGATGTCGATAAGACGTTTATGTGTGCGCATTTCAAATTGCTCACGAGAATCTTTGTACTTATGAACCGCACGTAAGATTGTATAAACAGATCTTTCAGTTGGTAGCGGGATTGGACCCGATACGCCAGCACCTGAACGTTTCGCAG
Proteins encoded in this window:
- the rplD gene encoding 50S ribosomal protein L4, with translation MTKVSLLSQTGASVGEIELNDAIFGIEPNEAVLFDAVVAQRASLRQGNHKVKNRSEVAGGGRKPWRQKGTGRARQGSIRSPQWRGGGIVFGPTPRSYSYKLPKKVRRLALKSALSAKVVEQNFLVLDALTLDAPKTKDFKAVLAALEINKKALFVTAELNENVLLSARNIPGVTVLTAEGINVLDLLGHEKVVFTKAAVEKVEEVLG
- the rplC gene encoding 50S ribosomal protein L3, with product MTKGILGRKIGMTQVFAENGDLIPVTVIEATPNVVLQKKTVDTDGYEAIQVGFEDKRIKLSNKPAQGHVAKANTAPKRFIREFRNLDVAAYEVGQEVKVEIFAEGDVIDVTGVTKGKGFQGVIKRHGQSRGPMAHGSRYHRRPGSMGPVAPNRVFKQKKLPGQMGGTVVTIQNLEIVKVDVERNLLLVKGNVPGSKKALVTVKTAIKSK
- the rpsJ gene encoding 30S ribosomal protein S10 → MAKQKIRIRLKAYDHRILDQSAEKIVETAKRSGAGVSGPIPLPTERSVYTILRAVHKYKDSREQFEMRTHKRLIDIVNPTPQTVDALMKLDLPSGVDIEIKL